In one window of Desulforhabdus amnigena DNA:
- a CDS encoding ArsR/SmtB family transcription factor, with product MNEFIKVMKALSDPNRVKILKMLQYKSLCVCEMQAALGIAQPTVSNHLKVLEDAGLVTYCKNGLWVNYSLADGNSSPYSASLLGNLKHWLKDDPEISNIIESLPGIRREDICKKD from the coding sequence ATGAACGAATTCATTAAGGTCATGAAGGCTCTATCCGACCCGAACCGGGTAAAGATCCTCAAGATGCTCCAGTACAAATCGCTGTGCGTCTGTGAGATGCAAGCGGCTCTGGGCATAGCGCAGCCGACAGTTTCCAACCATCTGAAGGTCCTCGAAGACGCGGGGCTTGTCACCTATTGCAAAAACGGTCTGTGGGTCAACTACTCCCTGGCCGATGGGAACAGCAGCCCATACTCGGCATCGCTTCTCGGAAATCTCAAGCACTGGCTCAAGGACGACCCGGAAATCAGCAACATCATCGAAAGTCTTCCCGGCATCCGGCGGGAGGATATCTGCAAGAAGGATTGA
- a CDS encoding ATP-binding protein: MAFIDQEVRRLVGKAIHHYGLIEDGETIVVAVSGGKDSMLLLWLLRERLSRLPIRYDLVAVHVDPGFETESAGLLEDYFKREGFRHEIIRTDHGVKAHGPENRENPCFLCARLRRTTLFKKAHELGCRKLAFGHNQDDFIETFFINICYGAQVAAMLPKQEFFNGEVTVIRPLALVPAEKVERLSRRLNIPVIRNGCPSSNKNKRMEIRTLLDSLYRKSPKVRGNVFHAMSHVNLAYLPPPLNAMPGSSTLLQTLAVQKDGS, encoded by the coding sequence ATGGCATTTATCGATCAGGAAGTGCGGCGCCTCGTGGGCAAGGCCATCCATCATTATGGTTTGATTGAAGATGGAGAAACCATTGTTGTGGCGGTTTCGGGAGGCAAAGACAGCATGCTCCTCCTGTGGTTGCTGAGGGAGCGTCTTTCCAGGCTTCCCATCCGCTACGATCTCGTAGCCGTCCATGTGGATCCGGGTTTCGAAACGGAATCTGCGGGTCTCCTGGAAGATTATTTCAAGAGAGAGGGTTTTCGTCACGAAATCATCCGAACGGATCACGGAGTGAAGGCTCATGGTCCCGAGAACCGGGAAAACCCGTGTTTCCTCTGTGCCCGCCTCAGACGAACGACTCTTTTCAAAAAAGCGCACGAACTGGGGTGCCGTAAGCTCGCTTTCGGTCATAACCAGGATGATTTCATTGAAACCTTTTTCATCAATATCTGTTATGGAGCTCAGGTGGCCGCGATGCTTCCCAAACAGGAATTCTTCAACGGCGAAGTGACGGTCATTCGGCCCCTGGCCCTGGTGCCGGCCGAGAAAGTGGAGCGGCTGAGTCGAAGATTGAATATTCCGGTGATTCGCAATGGCTGCCCATCCTCAAACAAAAACAAGCGCATGGAAATTCGAACCCTTCTGGATTCCCTCTATCGGAAAAGTCCCAAGGTGCGTGGAAACGTTTTCCATGCCATGAGTCACGTGAACCTGGCATATTTGCCTCCCCCTTTGAATGCGATGCCGGGGTCTTCGACCCTCCTGCAGACACTGGCTGTGCAAAAAGACGGATCATAA
- a CDS encoding acyl-CoA thioesterase, translating into MDSNTQDKAPEVWHKTRMRVPLFEVDIGQAVYHGNYYHLFELAREDFLRELGYPYRWFMDRQLHLTIVEASCTYRKSLRYDDLIEIHTGIQWWRTRSLAFSQIIYRCEEEENPVLCTRAILNMVCVRFSGQPTILPAEFVDLLRDWVGKRG; encoded by the coding sequence ATGGATAGCAATACTCAAGATAAAGCGCCTGAGGTTTGGCACAAGACTCGGATGCGGGTTCCGCTTTTTGAGGTGGATATCGGGCAGGCTGTATATCATGGTAATTACTATCACCTTTTCGAGCTGGCCAGGGAGGACTTCCTTCGCGAGCTGGGCTATCCATATCGATGGTTCATGGATCGGCAGTTGCACCTCACGATTGTGGAGGCTTCCTGCACCTATAGGAAATCCCTCCGTTACGATGATCTCATCGAGATCCATACGGGAATTCAGTGGTGGCGCACGCGGAGCCTTGCATTCTCTCAGATCATTTACCGTTGTGAGGAGGAGGAAAACCCGGTGCTTTGCACCAGAGCTATTCTCAACATGGTCTGTGTACGTTTCTCTGGGCAGCCGACAATCCTTCCTGCCGAATTTGTGGATCTCCTCAGAGACTGGGTGGGGAAACGGGGATGA
- a CDS encoding cysteine desulfurase family protein gives MENKRIYMDHIAGTPVAPEVVEAMEPFLREYFGNPASIHHDGEEPQEALFKSREQVARLVGAEPEEIIFTSCGTESNNLAIKGTAFHRMKEKRHIVVSAVEHYSVLYSAKALERFGFEVTEIPVDSYGQVNPGDVKKALREDTALVSIMHANNEVGTIQPLKEIAYYTKEKGIPFHSDAVASVGRIPVDVRDLGVDLFSFAASQFGGPKGTGALYCKKGVQLWPLFHGGGQEDGRRTGTENVAGIVGMGKAAELALQNLPHRMATCKHLEDLLRKGIADHVDQIKFNGHPEEHIPGLVNVSIRFVEGEALLLHMDLRGISVAGASACMSITAKASHVLEAMGALGGEALGTLLFTLGEENTEEEVQQAVDTLSHVVTMLRAMSPLYKRA, from the coding sequence ATGGAGAACAAGCGGATCTATATGGATCATATTGCGGGAACCCCTGTGGCTCCGGAAGTCGTGGAAGCTATGGAGCCTTTCCTGCGAGAGTATTTTGGAAATCCGGCGAGCATTCATCACGATGGCGAAGAACCTCAGGAAGCTCTTTTCAAGAGCCGGGAACAGGTGGCCCGCTTGGTCGGGGCCGAGCCAGAAGAGATCATTTTCACTTCTTGTGGGACGGAATCCAACAATCTTGCCATCAAGGGAACGGCTTTCCATAGGATGAAGGAAAAAAGGCACATCGTCGTTTCCGCAGTGGAACATTATTCTGTATTGTATTCTGCCAAGGCGCTCGAACGGTTTGGGTTCGAAGTCACTGAAATACCCGTCGATTCCTACGGGCAGGTGAATCCCGGGGATGTGAAAAAGGCTCTGCGCGAGGATACCGCCCTGGTTTCCATCATGCATGCCAACAATGAAGTGGGCACCATTCAGCCGTTGAAAGAAATTGCTTATTATACAAAAGAAAAGGGAATTCCGTTCCATTCCGATGCCGTCGCTTCGGTAGGGCGCATTCCCGTGGATGTCAGGGACCTGGGCGTTGATCTCTTCAGCTTTGCTGCGAGCCAGTTTGGAGGCCCCAAGGGTACCGGAGCGCTCTATTGCAAAAAGGGGGTCCAGCTATGGCCTCTCTTTCACGGTGGCGGACAGGAAGACGGACGCCGTACGGGAACCGAGAATGTTGCCGGTATCGTTGGAATGGGCAAGGCGGCGGAGTTGGCCCTGCAGAATCTGCCTCACCGCATGGCGACTTGTAAGCATTTAGAAGATCTGCTTCGAAAGGGGATTGCCGACCATGTCGATCAGATCAAGTTCAATGGGCATCCGGAAGAGCATATCCCCGGCCTTGTGAATGTTTCCATCCGTTTCGTTGAGGGTGAGGCGTTGCTGCTGCATATGGATTTGCGTGGGATCAGTGTGGCAGGGGCTTCGGCCTGTATGTCCATCACCGCCAAGGCATCTCACGTGCTGGAAGCCATGGGCGCTTTGGGCGGAGAAGCGCTGGGCACATTGCTTTTTACCCTGGGGGAGGAAAACACGGAAGAAGAAGTTCAACAGGCCGTGGATACTCTCTCTCACGTGGTGACTATGCTGCGGGCCATGTCTCCTTTGTACAAGCGGGCATAG
- a CDS encoding TIGR03960 family B12-binding radical SAM protein — protein sequence MLERSLYGIEKPGRYIGGEINAYRKSFDEARVRFALAFPDVYEVGLSHLGLRLLYHVLNGMEHVMADRVYAPWQDFESRLRELAEPLGGVESEHPLDEFDFVGFSLQYELSYSNILTILDLGGIPLEARDRNLEHPWVIGGGPCAFNPEPIAEFFDFFVLGEAEEVLVELVDAFEKWKASKGTRQEFLENIRRIEGIYVPSFFDISYRSDGVIAAVEPRFSDYTSVRKRLILDLDDDAPIPERPLVPMLDIVHNRLGLEIARGCTRGCRFCQASFIYRPVRERSPQVLLDCAEKALANSGFEELSLLSLSTGDYCRIQPLLAALMERFANEKVAVSFPSMRVGTLTPELMELIRKVRKTGFTLAPEAGSDRLRRVINKGILEEDLLAAAESAFGLGWRLIKLYFMTGLPTETEADLDALVELCMKVWSLAKPSKSSVNVSVSTFVPKPQTPFQWAPQIPKEAVESRLGELKVRLKKPGLRLKWHHPDHSILEGVFARGDRRLGKTLKRAWELGVRFDGWTELFRRDLWDRAFEETGMDPAFYSQRERSREEILPWDHLSSGVEKGFLWKEYEKALAEEATPDCRWDRCSLCGVCDHKTVQPRLHRDEIPLTAGPGKSQSPGTDEGFPYRFRYSKLGKARFFGQLEVAQAFSRAVRRAGLPAAYSKGFHPHVKLSFADALPLGMESTVAEARLTLTERLDPLVVKSGLNQHLPEGLAIEDVRRSTTRTMQPDKRRATYRVSGLNPFEVRSILDGWSDRLEEQLVKKTKKGEKRATLREVLLDVRELDATTLEMDLLEGTQMFFRPMAILQHLLGEPLEHFAGCRICKTAISRLAGVEEREDVGRAHHQW from the coding sequence ATGTTGGAAAGGTCCTTGTACGGCATCGAAAAGCCGGGGCGCTATATCGGGGGGGAAATCAACGCTTATCGAAAGAGTTTCGATGAGGCCCGTGTGCGGTTTGCGCTGGCATTTCCCGATGTCTATGAAGTGGGGTTGAGCCATCTGGGCCTGCGATTGCTCTACCATGTTTTGAACGGGATGGAGCATGTCATGGCGGACCGGGTGTATGCGCCCTGGCAGGATTTCGAGAGCAGGTTGAGAGAGCTGGCCGAGCCGCTTGGCGGAGTAGAGAGCGAGCATCCCCTTGATGAATTTGACTTTGTGGGGTTCAGTCTTCAGTACGAGCTGAGCTATAGCAATATCCTGACGATTTTGGATCTGGGGGGGATTCCTCTTGAAGCCAGGGACCGGAACCTGGAGCACCCTTGGGTCATCGGCGGTGGACCTTGTGCTTTCAATCCCGAGCCTATAGCGGAATTTTTCGATTTTTTTGTTTTGGGGGAAGCCGAAGAGGTGCTGGTGGAGCTGGTAGATGCTTTCGAAAAATGGAAGGCATCGAAGGGGACTCGACAGGAATTTCTGGAAAACATTCGAAGAATCGAGGGAATATATGTGCCCTCCTTTTTTGATATATCGTATCGTTCCGATGGCGTTATTGCTGCCGTGGAACCCCGCTTTAGCGATTATACTTCTGTCAGAAAACGTTTGATTCTGGATTTGGATGACGACGCTCCTATACCGGAACGCCCTCTGGTGCCCATGCTGGATATCGTACACAATCGGTTGGGGCTCGAGATTGCCCGCGGTTGTACGCGGGGGTGTCGCTTTTGCCAGGCAAGCTTCATTTACAGGCCGGTCCGCGAACGGAGCCCGCAGGTCCTGTTGGATTGTGCCGAGAAAGCTCTTGCCAACAGTGGATTCGAAGAGTTGTCGCTCCTGTCGTTGAGTACGGGGGATTATTGCCGGATCCAGCCGTTGCTTGCAGCTCTCATGGAGCGGTTTGCGAACGAAAAGGTAGCGGTCTCCTTTCCGTCCATGCGCGTCGGGACCCTGACGCCGGAACTCATGGAATTGATTCGGAAGGTGCGAAAGACCGGCTTCACTCTCGCCCCTGAGGCAGGAAGCGATCGGCTGCGCCGCGTGATCAATAAGGGGATCCTTGAAGAGGACCTATTGGCCGCAGCCGAGAGCGCCTTTGGGCTGGGATGGCGCCTCATAAAGCTTTATTTCATGACGGGCCTGCCTACGGAAACCGAGGCGGACCTGGATGCCCTCGTAGAACTTTGTATGAAAGTGTGGTCCCTCGCCAAACCTTCCAAGTCTTCCGTCAATGTTTCCGTTTCGACCTTTGTCCCAAAACCCCAAACGCCTTTTCAATGGGCCCCGCAGATTCCTAAGGAGGCTGTAGAAAGCCGTCTTGGAGAGCTGAAGGTGCGGCTGAAAAAACCGGGATTGCGCTTGAAATGGCATCATCCGGACCACAGCATTTTGGAAGGCGTTTTTGCTCGTGGGGACCGACGTCTGGGGAAAACCCTGAAGCGTGCGTGGGAACTGGGAGTGCGCTTTGACGGTTGGACGGAGCTTTTTCGCCGGGATCTCTGGGACCGGGCTTTCGAGGAAACGGGAATGGATCCTGCCTTTTACAGCCAGCGCGAACGCTCGCGGGAAGAAATCCTGCCGTGGGACCATCTCTCTTCAGGTGTGGAAAAAGGGTTCTTGTGGAAGGAATATGAGAAGGCCCTGGCCGAAGAAGCCACCCCCGATTGCCGGTGGGACCGGTGCAGCCTGTGCGGAGTTTGTGATCATAAAACGGTTCAGCCTCGATTGCACCGCGACGAAATTCCTCTCACAGCGGGACCTGGGAAATCTCAAAGTCCAGGGACGGACGAAGGGTTTCCGTACCGCTTCCGCTACTCCAAGCTGGGGAAAGCCCGTTTCTTTGGGCAGCTTGAAGTCGCACAGGCTTTCAGTCGTGCCGTGCGGAGGGCAGGACTTCCTGCGGCCTATTCCAAGGGATTTCATCCGCATGTGAAGCTTTCGTTTGCCGATGCCCTGCCGCTCGGAATGGAGAGCACCGTGGCGGAGGCCCGGCTGACTCTCACGGAGCGCCTCGATCCCCTTGTCGTCAAATCCGGACTCAATCAGCATCTGCCTGAAGGTTTGGCCATAGAAGACGTGCGTCGGTCTACCACGCGGACCATGCAGCCGGACAAGCGGCGCGCCACGTACCGCGTGTCCGGTTTGAACCCGTTCGAGGTGCGCAGCATCCTCGACGGCTGGTCGGATCGGTTGGAGGAGCAGCTCGTTAAGAAAACCAAAAAGGGAGAAAAAAGAGCCACACTCAGGGAAGTCCTTCTCGATGTGCGGGAACTGGATGCAACCACCCTGGAGATGGATCTACTGGAAGGGACGCAGATGTTCTTCAGGCCTATGGCGATTCTACAACATCTTTTGGGGGAACCATTGGAGCATTTCGCTGGATGCCGGATCTGTAAGACAGCTATATCCCGCCTTGCGGGAGTGGAGGAAAGAGAAGATGTCGGCAGAGCTCATCATCAATGGTGA
- the polA gene encoding DNA polymerase I, with protein sequence MTEEKKSFYLIDGSSYIYRAFYAIGRLSNAKGMPTQAIYGFAQMLLKVIRERKPDYICVVFDAPGPNFRHEMYEAYKATRQKMPEDLIVQVPYIKNLVRFHGIPQMEMLGYEADDLIATLAHWGRDQGLEVVIVSGDKDLHQLIESPFIRQWDTQKDRVFTEDEVKEKFGVEPRRMGDYLALVGDSSDNVPGVKGVGDKTAQKLLQQWETLDGLYAHLEEVSPPSVRKKLQENRELAYLSRQLVSFKEDVPLSREIDSFVAGEPMKSELFKLYEELDFKNLLETLRQSWEDFQEVSSNTAGEGTESLRRDKIIRDEKDLFRLMEEIKALDCFSIDLETTSRDPMRAELVGVALSHADHHACYIPLNHSGKEAGNQLSEKVVLKALASVLSGEKPGKVGQNIKYEWVVFKRHGIDLKGIVFDTMVASYLLDPGKHSHSLDRIAAEHLGENMISYQEVTGKGKSQIGFAEVSVDVAAEYACEDAETTWRLVPILKRKLKEEGFEDLYVSLELPLIEVLARMEYQGILVDVQRLETLSVDFEKALDREAAIIYDLAKEEFNIQSPKQLAYILFEKLGLRVVKKTKTGPSTDVNVLEELAGEHPVVEHILNYRTLAKLKGTYADSLIKLVHPETGRIHTSYNQTVTATGRLSSSDPNLQNIPIRTEEGRKIREAFVAPPGHVLLSADYSQIELRILAHYSRDEHLVEAFHAGADIHRRTAAEMFNIPPHEVTPEMRRQAKTINFGIIYGMGAFGLARRLGISNKLAKASIDRYFDRYRGVKRYIERLIEETRQRGYCETLLGRRRSIPELQSRNYTLRQQGERLAINTPIQGTAADLIKKAMIDIHGALEKSGFKAKMLLQVHDELVFEVPMKELDVVRNLIREKMENVWELRVPLKVDMGWGENWTLAHP encoded by the coding sequence ATGACGGAAGAAAAGAAGAGCTTTTACCTCATCGACGGGAGTTCTTACATCTATCGCGCTTTTTACGCCATCGGGCGTCTCAGTAATGCCAAGGGCATGCCCACTCAGGCCATCTACGGATTTGCCCAGATGCTTCTCAAGGTCATTCGCGAAAGGAAGCCCGATTATATTTGCGTCGTATTTGACGCCCCCGGCCCCAACTTCCGCCATGAAATGTACGAAGCGTACAAGGCGACACGCCAGAAGATGCCAGAGGACCTCATTGTGCAGGTTCCATACATCAAGAACCTGGTCCGGTTCCACGGCATTCCCCAGATGGAGATGCTGGGCTATGAAGCCGATGACCTCATCGCGACCCTCGCGCACTGGGGGAGGGATCAGGGGTTGGAAGTGGTCATTGTTTCCGGCGACAAGGATCTGCACCAGTTGATTGAAAGCCCGTTCATCCGGCAGTGGGACACTCAGAAGGACAGGGTCTTCACGGAAGACGAGGTGAAGGAAAAATTCGGAGTGGAGCCCCGGCGGATGGGGGATTACCTGGCTTTGGTGGGAGACAGCTCCGACAATGTGCCCGGCGTGAAGGGGGTTGGGGACAAGACGGCGCAGAAGCTGCTCCAGCAATGGGAAACCCTGGATGGATTGTACGCTCATCTGGAAGAAGTCTCTCCACCTTCGGTGCGCAAAAAACTGCAAGAGAATCGAGAATTGGCCTATCTTTCCAGGCAACTGGTCTCTTTTAAGGAAGATGTGCCCCTGTCCCGTGAAATCGATTCCTTCGTAGCCGGTGAGCCCATGAAGTCCGAGCTGTTCAAGCTTTACGAAGAGCTGGATTTTAAGAATCTTCTGGAGACTCTTCGGCAGTCGTGGGAAGATTTCCAGGAGGTTTCTTCGAATACTGCGGGTGAAGGTACTGAAAGCCTCCGCAGGGACAAGATCATTCGAGATGAGAAAGATCTGTTCCGATTGATGGAAGAAATCAAAGCGCTCGACTGTTTTTCCATCGATCTTGAAACCACTTCCAGGGACCCCATGCGGGCGGAACTGGTGGGAGTGGCGTTGAGCCATGCCGACCACCATGCCTGTTACATCCCCCTCAACCACTCGGGAAAGGAGGCGGGAAACCAGCTTTCCGAAAAAGTTGTATTGAAAGCCCTGGCGTCGGTTCTGAGTGGAGAAAAACCCGGAAAGGTCGGTCAAAACATCAAGTACGAGTGGGTGGTCTTCAAACGGCACGGCATAGATTTGAAGGGAATCGTATTTGACACGATGGTGGCCAGTTACCTGCTCGACCCAGGCAAGCATTCGCACAGCCTGGATCGCATCGCAGCGGAGCATCTCGGGGAAAACATGATTTCCTACCAGGAGGTGACGGGCAAGGGGAAGTCTCAAATAGGTTTTGCAGAAGTGTCGGTGGATGTCGCCGCCGAGTATGCCTGTGAGGATGCCGAGACGACTTGGCGGCTCGTGCCCATCCTCAAACGCAAACTGAAGGAAGAGGGGTTCGAAGATCTTTATGTATCCCTGGAGCTGCCCCTCATAGAGGTTCTTGCCAGGATGGAATACCAGGGCATCCTGGTGGATGTTCAAAGGCTCGAAACGCTTTCCGTCGATTTTGAAAAGGCGTTGGACCGTGAAGCGGCCATAATTTATGACCTGGCCAAAGAGGAATTCAATATCCAGTCCCCGAAACAGCTGGCTTATATTCTTTTCGAAAAATTGGGTCTCAGAGTGGTGAAAAAGACGAAAACCGGTCCTTCCACGGATGTGAATGTGCTGGAGGAACTGGCGGGAGAACATCCCGTCGTCGAGCACATCCTCAATTATCGGACCCTGGCGAAGCTGAAGGGAACCTATGCGGACTCACTCATCAAGCTGGTGCATCCCGAGACGGGGCGCATTCACACTTCTTACAACCAGACCGTCACCGCCACCGGCCGGCTCAGCAGTTCAGACCCCAACCTTCAAAATATTCCCATCCGGACGGAAGAAGGCAGGAAAATCCGTGAGGCTTTTGTGGCTCCACCGGGGCATGTGCTCCTTTCTGCGGACTACTCGCAAATTGAATTGCGCATACTGGCGCACTACAGCCGGGACGAACACCTTGTGGAAGCCTTTCATGCGGGAGCCGATATACACCGGCGGACCGCCGCCGAAATGTTCAACATTCCTCCGCATGAGGTCACTCCCGAAATGAGGCGGCAGGCGAAGACGATCAATTTCGGAATCATCTATGGCATGGGAGCCTTCGGACTGGCGCGCCGGCTCGGGATCAGCAACAAACTGGCGAAAGCTTCCATAGATCGCTATTTCGACCGGTACCGGGGAGTGAAACGGTATATCGAACGGCTGATCGAGGAAACGCGTCAGCGGGGGTATTGCGAAACGCTCCTGGGAAGAAGGCGGTCCATTCCGGAACTGCAGAGTCGCAATTATACCCTGAGGCAGCAGGGAGAGCGTCTGGCCATCAATACTCCCATTCAGGGAACCGCGGCGGATCTGATAAAAAAAGCCATGATCGATATTCATGGGGCTCTGGAGAAGAGTGGATTCAAGGCGAAGATGCTTTTACAGGTGCATGACGAACTGGTTTTCGAGGTTCCCATGAAAGAACTCGATGTCGTCAGGAACCTGATTCGGGAAAAAATGGAAAATGTCTGGGAGCTCCGTGTGCCCCTCAAAGTCGATATGGGCTGGGGGGAAAACTGGACGCTGGCTCATCCGTGA
- a CDS encoding DMT family transporter has translation MLISGFSYAFGSAFFAATSDALAKQALRSHSTIVTAWVRLAYASPFLLPFLYFIPIPPLDRIFWITILLLLPLEAGAIILYMKALHISPLSLTVPFLSFSPAFTIFTSFLILGEQPDSSGIMGISLIMVGAYLLNVHLSRKGVLQPLRAVMTERGSLLMILVAFIYSITSSLGKMAIQHSSPAFMGIIYLPLVSFSLLPFAVRNGMRVSALRSGGTLFFLIGISQAFMALCHFKAISMILVSYMISVKRMSILLSVLLGGIFFHEEHLKERLAGSLLMLLGVVLIVL, from the coding sequence TTGTTGATATCCGGCTTCTCTTACGCCTTTGGCTCTGCCTTCTTTGCGGCCACTTCGGATGCATTGGCCAAACAGGCACTGCGCAGCCATTCGACAATTGTCACCGCCTGGGTAAGGCTCGCCTACGCCTCCCCTTTTCTTCTGCCTTTTCTCTATTTCATTCCCATCCCTCCGCTTGATCGGATCTTTTGGATCACCATTCTTCTGTTGCTTCCCCTGGAAGCAGGCGCCATCATCCTCTACATGAAGGCCCTGCATATCTCTCCCCTTTCTCTGACGGTCCCGTTCCTCTCCTTCAGCCCGGCCTTCACTATCTTTACATCTTTTCTCATCCTCGGTGAACAACCCGATTCCTCAGGGATTATGGGAATTTCTCTCATTATGGTCGGCGCTTATCTATTGAACGTACATCTTTCGAGAAAAGGCGTTCTTCAACCTCTTCGCGCGGTCATGACAGAGCGTGGATCATTGCTCATGATCCTGGTCGCCTTCATCTACAGCATCACCTCAAGCCTCGGCAAGATGGCCATCCAGCACTCGAGCCCCGCCTTTATGGGCATCATCTATCTTCCGCTGGTTTCCTTTTCTTTACTTCCATTTGCGGTGCGAAATGGCATGCGGGTTTCAGCTTTGCGCTCGGGCGGTACCCTCTTTTTCCTCATCGGCATAAGCCAGGCGTTCATGGCTTTATGCCACTTTAAGGCCATTTCCATGATTTTGGTCTCCTATATGATATCGGTAAAGCGGATGAGTATTCTTCTAAGTGTGCTTCTTGGCGGGATCTTTTTTCATGAGGAGCATCTGAAGGAAAGGCTTGCCGGAAGCCTTCTGATGCTGCTGGGGGTCGTACTCATTGTACTCTAG
- a CDS encoding SDR family oxidoreductase has product MLNEKRILVVGGSSGIGLAVARHALQNGAHVLIASRKASERVGALPDLPGESIETHAFDITSPEDPPRLFEAIGVIDHLVISVRPETTPSPFETMDIDEAKRAFETKFWGQYRLIQVAQHHIRETGSITLTSGIAGEKIYKGASTMAIINSATETLCRVLAVELAPLRVNVVSPGFVEPKPKRVQERANQFPLRRLASMDEVASAYLWLMASPYMTGTVNVIDGGARLI; this is encoded by the coding sequence ATGCTTAATGAAAAAAGAATACTGGTCGTAGGGGGAAGCTCGGGGATCGGGCTTGCTGTGGCAAGACATGCCCTGCAAAATGGGGCACATGTCTTGATAGCCTCGCGTAAGGCATCGGAACGGGTGGGGGCATTGCCGGATTTGCCTGGTGAGTCAATTGAAACCCATGCTTTCGATATCACCTCCCCTGAAGATCCTCCGCGATTATTTGAAGCAATAGGTGTAATTGATCACCTTGTTATTTCAGTCAGGCCGGAGACCACCCCATCACCATTTGAAACCATGGACATCGATGAGGCAAAGCGGGCCTTTGAGACAAAGTTTTGGGGGCAATACCGGCTCATTCAAGTGGCTCAACACCACATCCGAGAGACTGGCAGCATTACTCTGACAAGTGGAATTGCCGGTGAGAAGATATATAAAGGGGCTTCTACCATGGCAATCATCAACAGCGCCACGGAAACCCTCTGCCGAGTCTTGGCTGTCGAGTTGGCCCCATTGAGAGTAAATGTTGTGAGCCCTGGGTTTGTTGAACCCAAACCCAAGCGAGTGCAGGAACGTGCCAATCAGTTTCCCCTGAGGAGGCTGGCTTCCATGGATGAGGTTGCGTCGGCTTATCTGTGGCTGATGGCAAGTCCATACATGACCGGTACGGTAAATGTGATTGATGGTGGTGCCAGGCTGATATGA
- a CDS encoding AAA family ATPase, translating to MMTEFEGSDRYYLNPELREIVNIAIAMEKPLLLTGEAGTGKTQLAFEVSRSLGLEMEEARCKSTFKGEELCYVYDTVLRLNDSRFGSGETGRDVNNIWDYLRFGPIGRAFLAEDRRVLLLDEIDKTDSDTQDNLLDVLEDGSFIIREINHKVQARQKPVIIITSNAKRELSDPFLRRCFCHYIPFPPPDEMTRIVRLHFPDLPESFLEASLMTFYRLREQGFEKPPATAELLDWIGSMWKSGTRAPGAGRDTAHIGTLLKRTQDILKFKGIRRETRF from the coding sequence ATGATGACAGAATTTGAAGGAAGCGATCGCTACTACCTGAATCCCGAACTGCGGGAAATTGTCAATATCGCCATTGCGATGGAAAAACCTCTTCTTCTGACGGGTGAAGCAGGAACGGGAAAGACTCAGCTCGCTTTTGAAGTTTCCCGATCTCTTGGCCTTGAAATGGAAGAGGCGCGATGCAAATCCACTTTCAAGGGAGAAGAACTGTGCTACGTCTACGACACCGTTTTGCGTCTGAACGATTCGCGTTTCGGCAGTGGAGAGACGGGGCGCGATGTGAACAATATCTGGGATTATCTGCGGTTCGGCCCCATCGGGCGGGCCTTCCTGGCGGAAGACCGCCGGGTGCTTTTACTGGATGAAATCGATAAAACGGATTCGGACACTCAGGACAATCTGCTGGATGTCCTGGAGGACGGTTCGTTCATTATCCGCGAAATCAACCACAAGGTGCAGGCGCGTCAAAAGCCGGTCATCATCATCACGAGCAATGCCAAGCGGGAGCTTTCCGATCCCTTTTTGCGGCGCTGCTTCTGTCACTATATCCCTTTTCCTCCCCCCGACGAGATGACCCGGATCGTGCGGTTGCACTTTCCCGATCTTCCCGAGTCTTTCCTGGAAGCCTCCTTGATGACGTTCTATCGCTTGAGAGAGCAGGGGTTTGAAAAACCCCCCGCTACGGCCGAGTTGCTCGACTGGATCGGGTCCATGTGGAAGTCGGGAACTCGGGCACCTGGTGCAGGCAGGGATACGGCTCACATCGGCACCCTGCTCAAACGCACACAGGATATATTGAAATTCAAAGGCATCAGGAGAGAGACGCGGTTCTGA